GCAGGCCTCGCGCAGCGTCGTGTGCACGCAGACATCGGTCGTGCAGCCGGAAAAGATCAGATGGCTGATGCCGCGTGCGCGAAGCACAAGTTCCAGGTCGGTGTAGGTGAAGGCGCTGTTGCAGGTCTTGTTGACGATGATGTCGTGCGGCGCGACGTCGATGTCGGCGACGATCTGAAAGCCGGGGCCGGAGCGCAGCAGCACGTCGGTGCCTTCGAGACCCGCCCGCTTGCGGCGCCATCTCTCGTACGGCGTCATGTCGGCCATGTCGCCGCGATATCCCTGCCTGGTGTGAATGATGGTGAGGCCGGCCGCGCGTGCCGCTGATATCAGTCGGTTGACTGTCGGCAGGATGGCGCGCAGCGGCGCGGGGTCATAACCCTTCCTGGCGAAATAGCCGGTCGGCGAGAGGAAATCCTCCTGCAGGTCGATGACCAGCAGCGCGGTGTTTGCCGGCACCAGCCGGCCGTCATAGGGGAAATCGAACGGTATCGCCTTGATCATCGCAGCCTGCCTCAATTGCTGCCCGGTATCGTGGCCCAGCAACCCTGCGGCCGTCCATCCCTCAGTGCGACGACACCAGGTAGACCGACGCCAGGACGATGTGCCGCTGAGACATCGCGCCGATAATCGTTGGCCAAAAAAGCCATCTTGTTTGTTGACTAGTAAACTCATGTTTTATAGTCAAGCAGGGCACTCGG
This region of Mesorhizobium sp. C432A genomic DNA includes:
- a CDS encoding isochorismatase family cysteine hydrolase; the encoded protein is MIKAIPFDFPYDGRLVPANTALLVIDLQEDFLSPTGYFARKGYDPAPLRAILPTVNRLISAARAAGLTIIHTRQGYRGDMADMTPYERWRRKRAGLEGTDVLLRSGPGFQIVADIDVAPHDIIVNKTCNSAFTYTDLELVLRARGISHLIFSGCTTDVCVHTTLREACDRNFQCLTIADACASGDQYAHDAALHMVTVEDGVFGTLTESDAVLEALAVLSGD